Proteins encoded in a region of the Rutidosis leptorrhynchoides isolate AG116_Rl617_1_P2 chromosome 9, CSIRO_AGI_Rlap_v1, whole genome shotgun sequence genome:
- the LOC139868389 gene encoding uncharacterized protein yields MTERMEAVMTEWVTVGECEGVSTGDDDDVEMKMVEVGEREGKYGEGWRWAVVTMYNFQQYRHISPPGWTLGWKWAKKEVIWSMMGSQTTEQGRTLGEFEELRNILSSVSFDFSKPETWSWDLASNGLFSVKKLTDIITSASVHSLTTSSQVSETLRNNLVPKKVEIFVWRLLKKRIPVRVELDKRGVDLHSTRCPICDDQLESVDHFLFSCNFSFDVWSRIFQWWGVNLSTNHNSGQILSGTLSSAMSSLGSKIWQAVEWICVYYLWKNRNMKVFKNKHSISPVIVSEIQVMTFDWISGKLKGKKIDWQTWLTNPKIYLNI; encoded by the exons ATGACGGAGAGGATGGAGGCGGTTATGACGGAGTGGGTTACAGTCGGGGAATGCGAGGGTGTTAGCAccggtgatgatgatgatgtggagaTGAAGATGGTGGAAGTTGGTGAGCGTGAAGGAAAATATGGAGAGGGGTGGAGATGG GCCGTTGTTACAATGTATAATTTCCAACAATACCGACATATTTCACCTCCCGGGTGGACCTTAGGTTGGAAATGGGCTAAAAAAGAGGTGATATGGAGTATGATGGGTAGTCAAACCACTGAGCAAG GTCGCACTCTCGGCGAATTTGAGGAGCTACGCAACATTTTATCATCAGTCTCGTTTGATTTCAGCAAACCAGAAACATGGAGTTGGGATCTAGCGAGTAACGGACTGTTTTCAGTTAAAAAGCTCACAGATATTATCACTTCTGCTTCAGTTCATTCGTTAACAACATCCTCGCAGGTTTCGGAAACATTAAGGAACAATCTAGTACCAAAAAAAGTCGAAATTTTCGTGTGGAGACTTCTCAAAAAAAGGATCCCGGTAAGGGTTGAACTAGACAAGCGTGGCGTCGATCTTCATAGTACTCGTTGCCCCATTTGTGATGATCAACTTGAATCGGTGGATCATTTTCTTTTTTCGTGCAACTTCTCTTTCGATGTATGGTCGCGGATTTTTCAATGGTGGGGAGTAAATCTTTCAACAAATCACAATTCGGGCCAAATCCTTAGCGGTACGCTCTCATCTGCCATGTCATCTCTTGGGTCGAAAATATGGCAAGCGGTTGAATGGATTTGTGTATACTATCTTTGGAAAAATCGTAACATGAAGGTTTTTAAGAACAAACACTCGATTTCTCCGGTTATTGTTAGCGAAATTCAAGTGATGACTTTCGATTGGATCTCCGGAAAGCTTAAAGGAAAAAAGATCGATTGGCAAACGTGGCTTACAAATCCTAAGATTTACCTTAATATTTAA